In the Variovorax sp. S12S4 genome, one interval contains:
- a CDS encoding MerR family transcriptional regulator: MFLKIGELARRTGLTVRALRHYDDIALLVPSERSSAGYRLYGRKDVARLYRIQALRRLDLPLADIQQLLDDDAGGLPEVVARQVAQLDEEIRRASALRTHLLAVQGLLQASEEPGIDDWLLALESMVAGAKYFSDDEQRTLKAQRGGSTDAMAPERAELSELLRSLVAAGTPPESPQAQALAQRWIALLLEEAGGDEGLLMKLYAMHWNEPSLHALTGVDRAGIRYISHAMAFARLQLYAPYCSKEDMVKLRRHYVAQTDAWPPLIAEVRQQMMANAPPHGPAMRALALRWQALSLAKAGGDAALHAKLQRAFREDAALRAGSGIDEALAAYVGQAIAQFDGAPPLMNEPEGTQ, encoded by the coding sequence ATGTTCTTGAAGATCGGCGAACTCGCCCGGCGCACCGGGCTGACGGTTCGCGCATTGCGCCACTACGACGACATCGCGCTGCTGGTGCCGTCCGAAAGATCCAGCGCCGGCTATCGCCTGTACGGCCGCAAGGACGTGGCGCGGCTCTACCGCATCCAGGCGCTGCGGCGGCTCGACCTGCCGCTTGCAGACATACAGCAACTGCTCGACGACGACGCCGGAGGGCTGCCGGAAGTGGTCGCACGGCAGGTGGCGCAGCTCGACGAAGAGATCCGGCGGGCCTCCGCGCTGCGCACCCACCTGCTCGCGGTGCAGGGCCTGCTGCAGGCCAGCGAAGAGCCCGGCATCGACGACTGGCTGCTGGCGCTCGAAAGCATGGTTGCAGGCGCAAAGTACTTCAGCGACGACGAGCAGCGCACGCTCAAGGCGCAGCGCGGCGGCTCCACCGACGCCATGGCGCCCGAGCGCGCGGAGTTGTCGGAGTTGCTGCGCAGCCTGGTGGCCGCCGGAACGCCGCCCGAGAGCCCGCAGGCGCAAGCCCTGGCGCAACGCTGGATTGCGCTGCTGCTCGAAGAGGCCGGCGGCGACGAAGGCCTGCTGATGAAGCTCTACGCCATGCACTGGAACGAGCCGTCGCTGCATGCGCTCACCGGCGTAGACCGCGCGGGCATTCGCTACATCTCGCACGCCATGGCGTTCGCGCGCCTGCAACTCTATGCGCCCTACTGCAGCAAGGAAGACATGGTCAAGCTGCGCCGCCACTACGTTGCGCAGACCGATGCGTGGCCGCCGCTCATCGCGGAAGTCCGGCAGCAGATGATGGCCAACGCCCCACCCCATGGGCCGGCCATGCGCGCGCTGGCGTTGCGCTGGCAGGCGCTGTCGCTCGCCAAGGCCGGCGGTGACGCGGCACTGCATGCAAAGCTGCAGCGGGCGTTCCGCGAAGACGCGGCGCTGCGGGCCGGCTCGGGCATCGACGAGGCGCTGGCTGCCTACGTCGGGCAAGCCATTGCGCAGTTCGACGGCGCACCGCCCCTCATGAACGAACCCGAAGGCACCCAGTGA
- a CDS encoding carotenoid oxygenase family protein, translating to MNAAAQKNPHFFTGNYTPLTEEHDIAALEIEGALPPGLSGSLYRVGPNPQFAPRDDSYHWFSGDGMVHAFHIGGGKVSYSNRWARTPRWQLEHEAGRALFGTFGNPATSDPIAHGQNGGTANTSMLWHGDRLFALEESHQPFELDAFTLASKGHQSFGGSVASRCTAHPKIDPETGELHFFAYSPDGPCSPTMLYGVMDPHCEVTQMQSFTAPHASMAHDFMLTREHVLFPVTPLTLSVERAMQGKPLLAWDATKRTHVGVMRRGSAVDTLRWFDTDACHLFHVMNAWDDGNTIVAYMMQSETAPGLPDAEGRAGDPHAMAARLCRWTFDLAGKSSGFQREYLDDLAAEFPRIDERYTGRRNRYGFYTCHSTPRARDDSESVLYDSLARFDFESSTRSLYTLPQGDVVSEPVFVPRAADAAEGDGWLLAVAWREKEKRSDLLVFDAMRLSAGPVAVARLPHRVPFGFHGNWRPCNKVTLDTGADRSFP from the coding sequence GTGAACGCAGCAGCGCAGAAGAACCCTCACTTCTTTACCGGCAACTACACGCCGCTGACCGAGGAGCACGACATTGCCGCGCTCGAGATCGAAGGCGCCCTGCCACCCGGGCTCTCCGGCAGCCTGTACCGCGTCGGACCGAACCCGCAGTTCGCACCGCGCGACGACAGCTACCACTGGTTCTCGGGCGACGGCATGGTGCACGCCTTCCATATCGGGGGCGGCAAGGTGTCTTACAGCAACCGCTGGGCGCGCACGCCGAGATGGCAGCTCGAACACGAAGCCGGGCGCGCGCTCTTCGGCACCTTCGGCAACCCTGCCACCAGCGATCCGATTGCACATGGCCAGAACGGCGGCACCGCCAACACCAGCATGCTGTGGCACGGCGACCGATTGTTCGCGCTTGAAGAATCGCACCAGCCTTTCGAACTCGATGCGTTTACGCTGGCTTCCAAGGGGCACCAGAGCTTCGGCGGAAGCGTGGCCTCGCGCTGCACCGCGCATCCGAAGATCGACCCCGAGACCGGCGAACTGCATTTCTTCGCGTACTCGCCCGACGGACCCTGCTCGCCGACCATGCTCTACGGCGTGATGGACCCGCACTGCGAAGTCACGCAAATGCAGTCGTTCACAGCGCCGCACGCCAGCATGGCACACGACTTCATGCTGACGCGCGAGCACGTTCTCTTTCCAGTCACGCCGCTGACGCTCAGCGTCGAGCGCGCGATGCAAGGCAAGCCGCTGCTGGCGTGGGACGCCACCAAGCGCACCCATGTCGGCGTGATGCGCCGCGGCAGCGCGGTCGACACCCTGCGCTGGTTCGACACCGACGCCTGCCACCTGTTCCACGTCATGAACGCCTGGGACGACGGCAACACCATCGTGGCCTATATGATGCAGTCGGAAACCGCCCCCGGCCTGCCCGATGCCGAAGGCCGCGCCGGCGACCCGCACGCCATGGCGGCGCGTCTGTGCCGATGGACCTTCGACCTGGCCGGCAAGAGCAGCGGCTTCCAGCGTGAATACCTGGACGACCTGGCAGCGGAGTTCCCGCGCATCGACGAGCGCTACACCGGCCGGCGCAACCGCTACGGCTTCTACACCTGCCATTCGACACCACGCGCGCGGGACGACTCGGAGAGCGTGCTCTACGACAGCCTTGCCCGGTTCGACTTCGAGAGCTCCACGCGCAGCCTGTACACACTGCCGCAAGGAGACGTGGTGTCCGAACCGGTGTTCGTGCCGCGCGCGGCGGACGCGGCCGAGGGCGACGGCTGGCTGCTTGCCGTAGCCTGGCGCGAAAAGGAAAAGCGCAGCGACCTGCTCGTGTTCGATGCCATGCGCCTGTCCGCAGGGCCGGTTGCGGTTGCCCGCCTGCCGCAC